A single genomic interval of Candidatus Methylomirabilota bacterium harbors:
- a CDS encoding GNAT family N-acetyltransferase: MSAPPALQTADLLLRDATVTDHDALQSLDGASPDAGAALIQARRNFFARTAAYNRCRTIVAQQEDQIVGVLCAALTPVRVAGRPCSAGYIFNVRVNPGQRTRGVGSMMMRAAADWLESEGAPYVTGLIGVTNVASMKMVTSLGWEPIARFDYLVLDLARFAPDPEVHIRKVDALGDRAHAAWRFGEVFLHNFVPRYLVSELFQPYPRGPYMGSLTAFGPGGNAWLSLWDDRARRGLDPGSVRAVKAYDVTLKGRGGFRAFSAIAATLHEAGLDHLLMPIPHDVNARALIDPFVSDLVEFNFCVKRLNGAAPVPSGPIYFDIRH; this comes from the coding sequence ATGAGCGCGCCTCCGGCCCTTCAGACCGCGGATCTCCTGCTGCGAGACGCCACGGTCACCGACCATGATGCGCTGCAGTCGCTGGATGGCGCGTCCCCCGACGCCGGGGCCGCCCTGATCCAGGCCCGGCGCAACTTCTTCGCCCGTACCGCCGCGTACAACCGCTGCCGTACCATCGTGGCCCAGCAGGAAGACCAGATCGTCGGCGTGCTGTGCGCGGCCCTGACCCCGGTGCGAGTGGCCGGCCGCCCCTGCTCGGCCGGCTATATCTTCAACGTGCGCGTCAATCCGGGGCAGCGCACGCGCGGCGTCGGCTCGATGATGATGCGGGCGGCCGCCGATTGGCTCGAGAGCGAGGGGGCGCCGTACGTCACCGGCCTGATCGGGGTCACCAACGTGGCCTCGATGAAAATGGTGACCTCGCTGGGCTGGGAGCCGATCGCCCGGTTCGACTACCTCGTGCTCGACCTGGCCCGCTTCGCCCCGGATCCCGAAGTGCACATCCGCAAGGTGGACGCCCTCGGCGACCGCGCTCACGCGGCGTGGCGCTTCGGCGAGGTGTTCCTCCACAATTTCGTTCCGCGCTATCTCGTGTCCGAGCTGTTCCAGCCGTATCCCCGCGGGCCTTACATGGGCAGCCTGACCGCCTTCGGCCCGGGCGGCAACGCCTGGCTCTCCCTGTGGGACGACCGGGCGCGGCGCGGCCTCGATCCGGGAAGTGTCCGCGCGGTGAAGGCCTACGACGTGACCCTGAAGGGCCGAGGCGGGTTCCGCGCCTTCTCGGCGATCGCGGCGACCCTGCACGAGGCCGGGCTCGATCATCTGCTCATGCCGATTCCGCACGACGTCAACGCGCGGGCCCTCATCGATCCGTTCGTGAGCGACCTGGTCGAGTTCAACTTCTGCGTCAAGCGCCTCAACGGCGCGGCGCCGGTTCCGTCCGGACCGATCTACTTCGACATCCGGCACTGA